In a single window of the Streptacidiphilus sp. P02-A3a genome:
- a CDS encoding metalloregulator ArsR/SmtB family transcription factor, which produces MGPETVPPARLDAGNAAKVAATMQALATPSRLLILARLRQGPCSASELAAAVGLEQSACSHQLRLLRNLDLVIGERQGRSVVYDLYDHHVAELLDQAVYHVNHLRA; this is translated from the coding sequence ATGGGTCCCGAAACCGTGCCGCCCGCGCGCCTGGACGCGGGCAACGCCGCGAAGGTCGCCGCCACGATGCAGGCCCTGGCCACCCCCTCCCGGCTGCTGATCCTGGCCCGGCTGCGCCAGGGCCCCTGTTCGGCCAGCGAACTGGCCGCCGCCGTCGGCCTGGAGCAGTCCGCCTGCTCGCACCAGCTGCGGCTGCTGCGCAACCTCGACCTGGTCATCGGCGAGCGGCAGGGCCGGTCCGTGGTCTACGACCTGTACGACCACCATGTGGCCGAGCTGCTGGACCAGGCCGTCTACCACGTGAACCACCTGCGGGCCTGA
- the pheS gene encoding phenylalanine--tRNA ligase subunit alpha has translation MSAPNKSYDPVEVEVLKPEQIERMRDEALAAFAAAADLAALRDAKVAHTGDRSPLALANREIGALPPQAKAEAGKRVGQARGSVNQALAARLVELEAERDARVLVEEAVDVTLPYDRAPRGGRHPLTTLSERLADIFTAMGYAVAEGPEVEAEWLNFDALNMGPDHPARSTQDTFFLRDAAGQFTDGVVLRTHTSGVQIRSMLASAEPPVYVVCPGRVFRSDELDATHTPVFSQIELLAVDEGLTMADLKGTLDHMVVSLFGEGMTTRLRPNYFPFTEPSAEMDMVCFNCRGESVGNPDRPCRTCSSEGWIELGGCGMVNPRVLVACGIDPDKYSGFAFGFGIERLLMFRHNVEDMRDIVEGDVRFTLPFGMEI, from the coding sequence ATGTCCGCACCGAACAAGTCCTACGATCCGGTAGAGGTCGAGGTGTTGAAGCCCGAGCAGATCGAGCGGATGCGGGACGAGGCCCTGGCCGCGTTCGCCGCCGCCGCCGACCTCGCCGCGCTGCGGGACGCCAAGGTCGCCCACACCGGAGACCGGTCCCCGCTGGCGCTGGCCAACCGCGAGATCGGCGCGCTGCCGCCGCAGGCCAAGGCCGAGGCGGGCAAGCGCGTCGGCCAGGCCCGCGGCTCCGTCAACCAGGCGCTCGCCGCCCGGCTGGTCGAGCTGGAGGCCGAGCGCGACGCCCGGGTCCTGGTCGAGGAGGCAGTGGACGTCACGCTGCCCTACGACCGCGCCCCGCGCGGCGGTCGGCACCCGCTGACCACCCTGTCCGAGCGCCTGGCCGACATCTTCACGGCCATGGGCTACGCCGTCGCCGAGGGCCCCGAGGTCGAGGCCGAGTGGCTGAACTTCGACGCCCTCAACATGGGCCCGGACCACCCCGCGCGCTCCACCCAGGACACCTTCTTCCTGCGGGACGCCGCCGGGCAGTTCACCGACGGCGTGGTGCTGCGCACCCACACCTCCGGCGTGCAGATCCGCTCCATGCTGGCCAGCGCCGAGCCGCCGGTCTACGTGGTCTGCCCGGGCCGGGTGTTCCGCTCCGACGAGCTGGACGCCACGCACACCCCGGTCTTCAGCCAGATCGAGCTGCTGGCCGTGGACGAGGGCCTGACCATGGCCGACCTCAAGGGCACCCTCGACCACATGGTCGTCTCGCTCTTCGGCGAGGGGATGACCACCCGGCTGCGCCCCAACTACTTCCCCTTCACCGAGCCGTCCGCCGAGATGGACATGGTGTGCTTCAACTGCCGGGGCGAGTCCGTCGGCAACCCCGACCGGCCCTGCCGCACCTGCTCCTCCGAGGGCTGGATCGAGCTTGGCGGCTGCGGCATGGTCAACCCCCGGGTGCTGGTCGCCTGCGGGATCGACCCTGACAAGTACAGCGGCTTCGCCTTCGGCTTCGGCATCGAGCGGCTGCTGATGTTCCGGCACAACGTCGAGGACATGCGAGACATCGTGGAGGGTGACGTGCGCTTCACCCTTCCGTTCGGGATGGAGATCTGA
- the pheT gene encoding phenylalanine--tRNA ligase subunit beta, whose translation MRVPLSWLREYVDLPAGETGRDVADRLVRAGLEVETVEQLGGDLKGPLVVGKVLAIEELTGFKKPIRYCQVDVGGANGTGEPQNIVCGARNFAVGDKVVVVLPGAVLPGPFPIAARQTYGHTSEGMICSARELGMGDEHDGIIVLPPEFEPGTDAIELLELVDEVLDIAVTADRGYCLSVRGVAREAATAYGLALRDPALLDTPAPNSFGPAVTVLDPSGCDRFTARGVTGLEPEARSPIWLQRRIQKAGMRPISLTVDITNYVMLELGQPLHAYDRSRIDGTISVRRAQAGEKLTTLDGVVRTLDAEDLLICDNSGPIGLAGVMGGAGTEIADFTVDPETGQVHGTTEVVVEAAHFAPVSIARTARRHKLPSEAAKRFERGVDPEAAKAAAQRAVDLLVLVAGGTAEAGVTEVAVEYPAFTITIAADHPDRVAGQEYGRETVVRRLQEVGCTVEGGDVLVVTPPSWRPDLTDPNDLAEEVIRLEGYAELPSTLPKVPAGRGLTEAQRLRRRTGLALAGAGYVEVLNYPFIGDAALDALGLDPDDDRRRTVRLANPISDEEPSLRTTLLPGLLAALRRNTGRGTTDVALFEQGLVFRVDGTDPERLYRAPRLPVDRRPTDEEIGRLNAALPRQPRRVATVLAGSIEPAGWWGPARAATWADAVESARTVAAAAGVELTVRQAQFAPWHPGRCAALHVGDRLVGHAGELHPRVVKALHLPERTCAMEIDVDLLTQDGAGRVEGPRISGFPVATQDVALVVDASVPAAEVEAALRSGAGPLLESLRLFDVYTGEQLGEGRKSLAYALRFRAADRTLTAEEASAARTAAIAEAVARTGAAARG comes from the coding sequence ATGCGCGTCCCGCTTTCCTGGCTGCGGGAGTACGTCGACCTGCCCGCGGGCGAGACCGGCCGCGACGTGGCCGACCGGCTGGTCCGGGCCGGTCTTGAGGTCGAGACCGTCGAGCAGCTCGGCGGCGACCTCAAGGGCCCGCTGGTGGTCGGCAAGGTCCTCGCGATCGAGGAGCTCACCGGCTTCAAGAAGCCCATCCGCTACTGCCAGGTCGACGTCGGCGGCGCCAACGGCACCGGCGAGCCGCAGAACATCGTCTGCGGCGCGCGGAACTTCGCCGTCGGCGACAAGGTCGTGGTGGTGCTCCCCGGCGCGGTGCTGCCCGGGCCCTTCCCGATCGCCGCCCGGCAGACCTACGGGCACACCTCCGAGGGCATGATCTGCTCGGCGCGTGAGCTCGGCATGGGCGACGAGCACGACGGCATCATCGTGCTGCCGCCGGAGTTCGAGCCCGGCACCGACGCGATCGAGCTGCTGGAGCTGGTCGACGAGGTGCTGGACATCGCGGTCACCGCCGACCGGGGCTACTGCCTGTCGGTGCGCGGCGTCGCCCGCGAGGCCGCCACCGCCTACGGTCTGGCGCTGCGCGACCCGGCGCTGCTGGACACCCCGGCGCCGAACTCCTTCGGCCCCGCGGTCACCGTGCTCGACCCGTCGGGCTGCGACCGCTTCACCGCGCGCGGCGTCACCGGCCTGGAGCCGGAGGCGCGCTCGCCGATCTGGCTGCAACGGCGGATCCAGAAGGCCGGGATGCGCCCGATCTCGCTGACCGTCGACATCACCAACTACGTGATGCTGGAGCTCGGCCAGCCGCTGCACGCCTACGACCGCAGCCGGATCGACGGCACCATCAGCGTCCGCCGGGCCCAGGCCGGGGAGAAGCTCACCACGCTGGACGGCGTGGTCCGCACCCTCGACGCCGAGGACCTGCTGATCTGCGACAACTCCGGGCCGATCGGCCTGGCCGGGGTCATGGGCGGCGCCGGGACCGAGATCGCCGACTTCACCGTCGACCCGGAGACCGGCCAGGTGCACGGCACCACCGAGGTCGTGGTCGAGGCCGCGCACTTCGCGCCGGTCAGCATCGCCCGCACCGCGCGTCGGCACAAGCTGCCGTCCGAGGCGGCCAAGCGCTTCGAGCGCGGGGTCGACCCGGAGGCCGCCAAGGCCGCCGCCCAGCGCGCGGTGGACCTGCTGGTCCTGGTCGCCGGCGGGACCGCCGAGGCCGGGGTCACCGAGGTCGCGGTGGAGTACCCGGCGTTCACCATCACCATCGCCGCCGACCACCCCGACCGGGTCGCCGGTCAGGAGTACGGCCGCGAGACCGTGGTCCGCCGACTGCAGGAGGTCGGCTGCACCGTCGAGGGCGGCGACGTCCTGGTGGTCACCCCGCCCAGCTGGCGGCCCGACCTGACCGACCCGAACGACCTGGCCGAGGAGGTCATCCGGCTCGAAGGCTACGCCGAGCTGCCCTCCACCCTGCCCAAGGTCCCGGCCGGACGCGGGCTCACCGAGGCCCAGCGGCTGCGCCGCCGCACCGGCCTGGCCCTGGCCGGGGCGGGCTACGTCGAGGTGCTGAACTACCCGTTCATCGGCGACGCCGCGCTGGACGCCCTCGGCCTCGACCCGGACGACGACCGCCGCCGCACGGTCCGACTGGCCAACCCGATCTCCGACGAGGAGCCGTCGCTGCGCACCACGCTGCTGCCGGGCCTGCTCGCGGCGCTGCGCCGGAACACCGGCCGGGGCACCACCGACGTGGCGCTGTTCGAGCAGGGCCTGGTGTTCCGGGTCGACGGCACCGACCCGGAGCGGCTGTACCGGGCCCCCCGGCTGCCGGTCGACCGGCGTCCCACCGACGAGGAGATCGGTCGGCTGAACGCCGCGCTGCCGCGGCAGCCGCGCCGGGTCGCCACCGTGCTCGCGGGCTCGATCGAGCCCGCCGGCTGGTGGGGTCCCGCCCGCGCGGCGACCTGGGCCGACGCGGTCGAGTCGGCCCGGACGGTGGCCGCTGCCGCCGGGGTCGAGCTGACCGTCCGCCAGGCGCAGTTCGCCCCCTGGCACCCGGGCCGCTGCGCCGCGCTGCACGTCGGCGACCGCCTGGTCGGCCACGCCGGTGAGCTGCACCCGCGGGTGGTCAAGGCGCTGCACCTGCCGGAGCGCACCTGCGCCATGGAGATCGACGTCGACCTGCTGACCCAGGACGGCGCCGGACGGGTCGAGGGTCCGCGGATCTCCGGCTTCCCGGTCGCCACCCAGGACGTCGCGCTGGTGGTGGACGCGTCGGTGCCCGCCGCCGAGGTCGAGGCCGCGCTGCGGTCCGGCGCCGGACCGCTGCTGGAGTCGCTGCGGCTGTTCGACGTCTACACCGGTGAGCAGCTGGGCGAGGGCCGCAAGTCCCTCGCCTACGCGCTGCGCTTCCGCGCCGCCGACCGGACGCTCACGGCGGAGGAGGCCAGCGCCGCGCGCACCGCCGCCATCGCCGAGGCCGTCGCCCGGACCGGGGCCGCGGCGCGCGGCTGA
- a CDS encoding ATP-binding protein → MSRAERSRRADLPDGSLDAEDLPDGLVVADADGLVVCFNTAAARISGIPPAAALGRPLAEALPLEDLEGRRWWQLTDPYGGLATRTRQPERNLLLPGGREVLVSARFLRADDRTGPVLRVVVALRGTEARRRTERSHAELIATVAHELRSPLTSVKGFTATLLQKWERFTDDQKRLMLETVDADANRVTRLIAELLDISRIDAGRLEIRRQQIDLPAAVRHHVDGKTAAGVAPGRFVIRVQEPLPPLWADADKIDQVLGNLLENAVRHGEGTVTIEVQPEKAAHAPGLLREWTVVTVSDQGPGIPEESIPRVFTRFWRGSKRGGTGLGLYIVKGIVEAHGGTIAVDRGPEGGARFRFSLPAGIPEFMI, encoded by the coding sequence ATGTCCCGTGCCGAGCGCAGCCGCCGAGCGGACCTGCCCGACGGCAGCCTCGACGCCGAGGACCTCCCCGACGGCCTGGTCGTCGCCGACGCCGACGGCCTGGTCGTCTGCTTCAACACCGCCGCCGCCCGGATCAGCGGCATCCCCCCCGCCGCCGCGCTCGGCCGCCCGCTGGCCGAGGCACTGCCGCTGGAGGACCTGGAGGGCCGCCGTTGGTGGCAGCTCACCGACCCGTACGGCGGCCTGGCCACCCGCACCCGCCAGCCCGAACGCAACCTGCTGCTGCCCGGCGGCCGGGAGGTCCTGGTCTCCGCCCGCTTCCTGCGCGCCGACGACCGCACCGGACCGGTGCTGCGGGTCGTGGTCGCGCTGCGCGGCACCGAGGCCCGGCGGCGCACCGAACGCAGCCACGCGGAGCTGATCGCCACCGTCGCGCACGAACTGCGCTCCCCGCTGACCAGCGTCAAGGGCTTCACCGCGACCCTGCTGCAGAAGTGGGAGCGCTTCACCGACGACCAGAAGCGGCTGATGCTGGAGACCGTGGACGCCGACGCCAACCGGGTGACCCGGCTGATCGCGGAACTCCTCGACATCTCCCGGATCGACGCCGGACGCCTGGAGATCCGCCGCCAGCAGATCGACCTGCCCGCCGCCGTCCGGCACCACGTGGACGGCAAGACGGCGGCCGGGGTCGCCCCCGGTCGCTTCGTGATCCGGGTCCAGGAACCCCTGCCGCCGCTGTGGGCCGACGCCGACAAGATCGACCAGGTGCTGGGCAACCTGCTGGAAAACGCGGTGCGGCACGGCGAGGGAACCGTCACCATCGAGGTCCAGCCGGAGAAGGCCGCCCATGCCCCCGGCCTGCTGCGGGAATGGACGGTGGTGACGGTGAGCGACCAGGGCCCCGGCATCCCCGAGGAGTCCATCCCGCGCGTCTTCACCCGCTTCTGGCGCGGCAGCAAACGCGGCGGCACCGGCCTCGGCCTCTACATCGTCAAGGGCATCGTCGAGGCGCACGGCGGGACCATCGCCGTCGACCGCGGGCCCGAGGGCGGGGCGAGGTTCCGATTCAGCCTGCCCGCGGGCATCCCCGAGTTCATGATCTGA
- a CDS encoding methyltransferase domain-containing protein, with translation MSTFSDVDRSPRPQELVRYLSEARRGLSAPRARLRELLSPRPGERVLDLGCGAGHELAQLAEDGIVAVGVDASSVMLHASRARLSDQDLEPRLAQADGARLPFRDGVFDACRIERVLQHVADPAAVLAEARRTLRDGGRIAVSEPDWASFTIASADPVTAAAVSARVGAAIVQRDIGRQLRRLLCEAGFTGLRIEVELAVYDSLTELDLVFSLSRATERACEQGAVSAERAADWLAEQRELSATGGFHATLNRSVMAWARR, from the coding sequence ATGAGTACCTTCTCCGACGTCGACCGCAGCCCGCGCCCGCAGGAGCTGGTCCGCTACCTCAGTGAGGCGCGTCGCGGCCTGAGCGCGCCCCGGGCCCGGCTGCGGGAGCTACTGTCGCCGCGACCCGGCGAGCGGGTGCTCGACCTGGGCTGCGGCGCCGGGCACGAGCTGGCCCAGCTGGCGGAGGACGGCATCGTCGCCGTCGGCGTCGACGCCAGCAGCGTGATGCTGCACGCCAGCCGCGCCCGGCTGAGCGACCAGGACCTGGAGCCCCGGCTGGCCCAGGCCGACGGCGCCCGGCTGCCGTTCCGTGACGGCGTGTTCGACGCCTGCCGGATCGAGCGGGTGCTCCAGCACGTCGCCGACCCGGCCGCCGTCCTCGCCGAGGCCCGCCGCACCCTGCGCGACGGCGGCCGGATCGCGGTCAGCGAACCGGACTGGGCCTCGTTCACCATCGCCTCCGCCGACCCGGTCACGGCGGCGGCCGTCAGCGCCCGGGTCGGCGCCGCGATCGTCCAGCGCGACATCGGCCGCCAGCTGCGCCGACTGCTGTGCGAGGCGGGCTTCACCGGGCTGCGGATCGAGGTGGAGCTCGCGGTCTACGACTCGCTGACCGAACTCGACCTGGTCTTCTCGCTGTCCCGGGCCACCGAGCGGGCCTGTGAGCAGGGCGCGGTCAGCGCCGAGCGGGCCGCCGACTGGCTCGCCGAGCAGCGGGAGCTCTCCGCGACCGGGGGCTTCCACGCCACGCTCAACCGCTCGGTCATGGCCTGGGCCCGGCGCTAG